In a single window of the Gossypium hirsutum isolate 1008001.06 chromosome A13, Gossypium_hirsutum_v2.1, whole genome shotgun sequence genome:
- the LOC107957675 gene encoding mitoferrin, which yields MATEATTTNFQNSDFRPVPQPPDFHPEVIVSPHDGLHFWQFMIAGSVAGCVEHMAMFPVDTVKTHMQALGSCPIKSVGVRHALRSILKSEGLPGLYRGIGAMGLGAGPAHAVYFSVYEVCKKYFSGENPNNSAAHAVSGVCATVASDAVFTPMDTVKQRLQLGNSAAYRGVFDCVKKVLKEEGFGAFYASYRTTVLMNAPYTAVHFTTYEALKRGLIEISPESVSDERVIVHATAGSLAGASAAVITTPLDVVKTQLQCQGVCGCDRFKSSSIGDVVKTIVRKDGYNGLMRGWIPRMLFHAPAAAICWSTYEAAKAFFQEINASSESGT from the exons ATGGCGACAGAAGCTACCACAACAAATTTCCAAAATTCAGACTTCAGGCCGGTCCCACAGCCACCGGATTTTCACCCGGAAGTAATCGTGAGCCCCCATGACGGGCTCCACTTTTGGCAGTTCATGATTGCTGGTTCCGTTGCCGGCTGCGTTGAGCATATGGCTATGTTCCCTGTTGACACCGTCAAGACTCATATGCAAGCCCTCGGCTCTTGCCCCATCAAATCGGTGGGTGTACGTCACGCGCTCCGTTCCATTCTCAAATCTGAAGGACTCCCGGGCTTATATCGGGGAATCGGGGCCATGGGACTTGGGGCTGGCCCTGCCCATGCCGTCTACTTCTCTGTATACGAGGTTTGCAAGAAGTATTTTTCCGGTGAGAACCCGAATAACTCGGCGGCTCATGCTGTATCCGGTGTTTGCGCGACGGTAGCAAGCGACGCCGTTTTTACGCCCATGGATACGGTGAAACAAAGGTTACAGTTGGGCAATAGTGCTGCTTATAGAGGGGTGTTTGATTGTGTTAAGAAAGTTTTGAAAGAGGAAGGTTTTGGGGCGTTTTATGCTTCCTACAGGACAACAGTGCTCATGAATGCACCGTATACTGCCGTTCACTTCACAACTTATGAGGCATTGAAAAGGGGTTTGATTGAGATTTCACCAGAGAGTGTAAGTGATGAGCGGGTGATTGTCCATGCTACGGCTGGTTCTCTCGCTGGGGCTTCTGCTGCCGTTATCACTACACCACTTGATGTAGTCAAAACTCAGTTGCAGTGTCAG GGTGTATGCGGGTGTGACAGATTTAAGAGTAGTTCTATTGGAGACGTGGTCAAAACAATAGTGCGAAAAGATGGGTACAACGGCCTCATGAGAGGATGGATTCCCCGAATGCTTTTCCATGCTCCTGCTGCTGCAATCTGCTGGTCAACATATGAAGCAGCAAAAGCATTCTTCCAAGAAATCAATGCTAGCAGTGAAAGTGGCACGTAA
- the LOC107957672 gene encoding shewanella-like protein phosphatase 1 isoform X1 — protein MVSLCLNSLPLPPPSSCPKKLTETSSSFSNGSIGTALKPIVVNGNPPTFVSAPGRRIVAVGDLHGDLDQARYALEMAGVLSSDGQDLWTGEDAVLVQLGDVLDRGDDEIAILSLLRSLGIQAKAKGGAVFQVNGNHETMNVEGDFRYVESDAFDECADFLEYLNDYEYDWDEAFVRWCGVSRIWKDERKMSRNHWGPWNLVKRQKGVIARSVLFRPGGPLACELARHAVALKVNDWIFCHGGLLPHHVAYGIEKMNKEVSQWMRGLIEEDTNRNMPFIATKGYDSVVWNRLYSRDISDLADYQINQINAILQETLQALGAKAMVVGHTPQFSGANCEYNCSIWRIDVGMSSGVLNSRPEVLEIRDDKARVIRSKRNRFSELQMVDYL, from the exons ATGGTTTCACTATGCTTGAATTCATTGCCACTTCCACCTCCTTCATCATGCCCCAAAAAGCTTACTGAAACTTCCTCTTCTTTTAGTAATGGTAGTATAGGAACAGCCTTGAAGCCCATTGTCGTCAATGGAAATCCTCCCACTTTTGTTTCTGCTCCTGGTCGCCGTATAGTTGCag TTGGAGATCTACATGGAGACCTTGATCAAGCAAGATATGCGCTTGAAATGGCTGGTGTCTTGAGTTCGGACGGTCAAGACCTATGGACTGGAGAAGATGCG GTACTTGTTCAGCTAGGAGATGTGCTTGATCGAGGAGATGATGAAATAGCTATCTTATCCTTGTTGCGATCATTAGGTATACAAGCCAAGGCTAAAGGTGGAGCTGTTTTCCAG GTCAATGGAAATCATGAAACTATGAATGTGGAAGGGGATTTTAGATATGTAGAGTCTGACGCTTTTGACGAGTGTGCCGATTTCCTGGAATACTTGAATGACTATGAATATGACTGGGATGAAGCATTTGTTCGTTGGTGTGGCGTGTCTAGAATATGGAAAGATGAACGTAAAATGTCCAGAAACCATTGGGGTCCATGGAATCTGGTAAAG AGACAAAAGGGGGTGATTGCCAGATCAGTTCTGTTTAGACCGGGTGGTCCACTAGCGTGTGAGTTGGCACGACATGCTGTAGCTCTTAAGGTTAATGATTGGATCTTCTGTCATGGTGGCCTCCTTCCTCACCATG TTGCTTATGGCATAGAGAAGATGAACAAGGAAGTATCTCAGTGGATGAGAGGCCTTATTGAAGAGGATACTAATCGTAACATGCCCTTCATAGCCACAAAAGGCTATGATAGCGTTGTTTGGAACCGCTTATACTCTAGAGATATTTCAGACTTGGCGGATTATCAGATTAACCAG ATAAATGCTATTCTTCAAGAGACACTGCAAGCACTAGGAGCTAAGGCAATGGTGGTTGGCCACACACCTCAATTCTCCGGGGCAAATTG TGAGTACAATTGCAGCATATGGCGCATTGATGTTGGAATGTCCAGTGGAGTTCTTAATTCGAGACCAGAG GTTCTAGAGATAAGAGATGATAAAGCAAGAGTAATAAGGAGCAAAAGGAACAGATTCAGTGAGCTTCAGATGGTCGACTATCTATAG
- the LOC107961247 gene encoding UDP-glycosyltransferase 87A1 translates to MSSTSSAKRAVCHIVAMPYPGRGHINPLMNLCNELASKSDNILITFVVTEEWLSFIGSERKAGKIRFRCIPNVVPSELVRASDMIGFLEAVWTKMEAPFEQLLVELELPPTLIIADTHLFWAVSVGNRRNIPVASFWPMSTTMFSVFHHFHLFQEKGHFPVDLLDNENELVDYIPGVSSTRLLDLPGFNGGIYPLILKRILGCVSWAGKANYLLLPSIYALESQTIDALKAELSLSIYTVGPSIPYLDLSHGDKDDCLQWLDRQPSNSVLYVSMGSFLSVSNVQMEEITAGLQDSGVRFLLVAREGSWKLKHGCGGEGLVVPWCDQLRVLCHPSIGGFWSHCGWNSVKEGIFAGTPFLTFPLFADQNLNSKLIVEDWKIGWRTKKHQFTTRGEISSLVKKLMDLESDDEVKQMRGRAKKLQKECLQAIERHGSSESNINSFIHSILQFNDH, encoded by the exons ATGAGCTCCACCAGCAGCGCAAAGCGGGCCGTATGCCACATAGTGGCCATGCCGTACCCTGGCCGAGGCCACATTAACCCCTTGATGAACCTTTGTAATGAGCTAGCTTCAAAATCTGATAACATTCTCATCACCTTTGTGGTAACCGAGGAGTGGCTTAGCTTCATAGGCTCTGAAAGGAAAGCTGGTAAAATCCGATTTCGATGTATACCGAACGTTGTGCCATCTGAGCTGGTCCGAGCTTCTGATATGATTGGATTCCTGGAAGCTGTTTGGACCAAGATGGAGGCTCCATTTGAGCAGCTCTTGGTTGAACTTGAGCTGCCACCTACTCTTATTATTGCTGACACACATCTTTTTTGGGCGGTATCTGTTGGAAATAGGAGGAATATCCCTGTGGCTTCGTTTTGGCCTATGTCAACTACTATGTTTTCAGTGTTTCACCATTTCCATCTTTTCCAGGAAAAAGGTCACTTCCCGGTGGATTTGCTAG ACAACGAGAATGAACTAGTTGACTACATTCCTGGGGTTTCATCGACACGTTTGTTGGACCTTCCTGGGTTTAATGGAGGGATCTATCCACTTATATTGAAGCGAATCTTGGGGTGTGTTTCGTGGGCTGGTAAAGCAAATTATCTGTTGTTACCTTCAATCTACGCGCTTGAATCTCAAACCATTGACGCTCTAAAAGCAGAACTGTCCCTCTCCATCTACACAGTCGGCCCTTCTATACCTTACTTAGACTTAAGCCATGGCGACAAAGATGACTGCTTGCAATGGCTTGACAGGCAACCTAGTAACTCTGTCTTGTACGTATCAATGGGAAGTTTTCTTTCAGTTTCAAATGTCCAGATGGAGGAAATAACAGCTGGTTTGCAAGACAGTGGTGTTCGGTTCTTATTGGTGGCTCGTGAGGGAAGTTGGAAGTTGAAGCATGGGTGTGGGGGTGAGGGGTTGGTGGTGCCATGGTGTGACCAACTGAGGGTGTTATGCCATCCTTCCATTGGGGGATTTTGGAGTCATTGTGGTTGGAATTCTGTTAAAGAGGGTATATTTGCAGGCACTCCTTTTCTTACGTTTCCTCTATTTGCTGATCAAAACCTCAACAGTAAGCTCATTGTGGAGGACTGGAAGATCGGGTGGCGAACAAAGAAACATCAGTTCACAACAAGAGGCGAAATTTCTAGTTTAGTTAAAAAGTTGATGGATTTGGAGAGTGATGATGAAGTCAAACAAATGAGGGGGAGAGCCAAAAAGCTTCAAAAGGAATGTTTGCAAGCCATTGAGAGGCATGGATCATCTGAATCCAATATTAACTCCTTCATCCACAGCATTTTACAGTTTAATGACCATTAA
- the LOC107957670 gene encoding UDP-glycosyltransferase 87A1, giving the protein MDSTNVRTTRVCHVVAMPFPGRGHINPMMNLCKLLASRKKDILITFVVTEEWLGYIGSDPKPHNILFETIPNVIPPERLKTANFPGFYNAVMTKMEAPFEQLLDRLELPVTAIIGDIEVRWSTGVGTRRNIPVALFWTMSASVFSMFHHFDLHIKQSHAKIDLIEQVESIEGMSSSNVEELRTIFHRDDPRVLELALDCISTVPQAQYLLFTSANEFEPQVFDSLRAIYNFPVYPIGPAIPYLELGEGSCETKSYLQWLDSQQTGSVLYISLGSFLSVSNTQMDEIVGGLQISGVRYLWVARGEASRLKDRCGDMGLVVPWCDQLKVLCHPSVWGFWMHCGWNSTLEAVFAGVPMLTFPLFLDQDTNSRQIVEDWGNGWRVNDAVKAEKLVTKENIAELVRRFMGAESDEGKQIRRKAKLLQNICVVAISEGGSSAANLDGFISSISPGKDH; this is encoded by the exons ATGGATTCAACAAATGTTCGGACGACCAGGGTGTGCCACGTGGTGGCCATGCCGTTTCCTGGACGTGGCCACATCAACCCCATGATGAATCTTTGCAAGCTACTTGCTTCAAGGAAGAAAGATATTCTCATCACCTTTGTTGTGACAGAAGAATGGCTTGGCTACATCGGCTCTGATCCCAAGCCCCATAACATACTTTTTGAGACAATCCCGAATGTCATCCCACCTGAGCGGCTTAAAACCGCCAACTTTCCAGGCTTCTACAATGCTGTGATGACAAAGATGGAAGCTCCTTTTGAACAGCTTCTTGATCGACTTGAGTTGCCTGTAACGGCTATCATAGGAGATATCGAGGTTCGATGGAGCACCGGTGTGGGGACTCGAAGGAATATTCCGGTGGCCCTGTTCTGGACGATGTCGGCGTCTGTGTTTTCCATGTTTCATCATTTTGACCTCCATATAAAGCAAAGCCATGCAAAAATTGATCTAATAG AACAAGTAGAAAGCATAGAAGGAATGTCTTCATCCAATGTAGAAGAACTTCGGACAATTTTCCATAGGGACGACCCTAGAGTGTTGGAACTTGCTCTCGACTGCATTTCAACAGTGCCACAAGCACAGTATCTCCTATTCACATCAGCGAACGAATTTGAACCCCAAGTCTTTGATAGCTTAAGGGCAATTTATAATTTCCCGGTCTATCCCATCGGCCCTGCCATACCTTACCTGGAACTTGGAGAAGGTTCCTGTGAAACTAAAAGCTACCTTCAATGGTTGGATTCTCAACAAACAGGTTCTGTCTTGTACATCTCATTGGGAAGTTTCCTTTCAGTTTCAAACACCCAAATGGATGAAATTGTTGGCGGGTTGCAAATCAGTGGAGTTCGATACTTGTGGGTGGCCCGGGGAGAAGCTTCGAGGTTGAAAGATCGTTGTGGTGATATGGGGTTAGTAGTTCCTTGGTGTGACCAGTTGAAGGTACTGTGTCATCCATCTGTATGGGGATTTTGGATGCATTGTGGATGGAATTC AACACTGGAAGCTGTTTTTGCTGGTGTTCCAATGCTTACTTTTCCTTTGTTTTTGGACCAAGATACCAATAGTAGGCAAATCGTGGAAGATTGGGGAAATGGGTGGAGGGTCAATGATGCGGTGAAAGCTGAAAAATTAGTCACCAAAGAGAATATTGCAGAGCTTGTGCGAAGGTTTATGGGTGCTGAAAGCGATGAGGGAAAGCAGATTAGAAGAAAAGCAAAACTACTCCAGAATATATGTGTAGTTGCCATTTCTGAAGGAGGGTCTTCTGCAGCTAACCTTGATGGATTTATTAGTTCCATTTCACCAGGAAAAGACCACTGA
- the LOC107957669 gene encoding UDP-glycosyltransferase 87A1: MNLIHTRPISGTHVVAIPYPGRGHINPMMNLCKLLASRKHDLLITFVITEEWLGFIRSYTKPDNIHFASIPNVLPSELVRGADFPGFYEAVMTKMEAPFEELLDTLELPVTAIIADTELKWAICMGNRRNFRVASLCTTSAKFFSVLHSMVLTENWRFLIDTLDNGSELAERSSGISPDIRMIFEGSTRQVFQLSLECISRVPKAKYVLFTSVYELEGHAIDTLKARFNIPIYTIGPAIPYFELHGNSSETMVQNVPSYLQWLDIHPPCSVLYVSLGSFLSVSNDQMDEIAAGLQDSGVPYLWVARGETSWPTEKGSEMGFVVPWCDQLKVLCYSSIGGFLTHCGWNSILEAIYAGIPMLTFPILFDQAPNSKQIVDDWKIGWRLKEEQKDGSLVTRASIAELVRSFMDPENNEVKNMRKSASELKEKCRKAVAENGSSQRNLDAFIKDISQGHDVMLIE, encoded by the exons ATGAATCTGATCCACACGAGACCTATCTCTGGCACTCATGTGGTGGCAATACCTTATCCTGGAAGGGGCCATATCAATCCTATGATGAACCTGTGCAAGTTACTAGCTTCAAGGAAGCATGATCTTCTGATCACCTTTGTTATAACCGAAGAGTGGTTGGGTTTTATCAGATCCTACACCAAGCCTGATAACATACACTTTGCTTCGATACCAAATGTTCTCCCGTCTGAGCTGGTTCGTGGTGCTGATTTTCCTGGCTTTTATGAAGCTGTTATGACAAAGATGGAAGCTCCATTTGAGGAGCTCCTTGATACTCTTGAGCTACCAGTGACTGCTATCATAGCTGATACTGAATTGAAATGGGCAATTTGCATGGGAAACCGAAGAAACTTTCGTGTGGCCTCGCTCTGTACAACATCAGCAAAATTTTTTTCTGTATTGCATAGCATGGTTCTCACAGAAAACTGGCGTTTCTTGATCGATACATTAG ATAATGGAAGTGAGCTTGCGGAGCGGAGCTCTGGAATTTCACCGGATATTCGGATGATATTTGAAGGAAGTACGAGGCAAGTGTTCCAGCTTTCATTGGAATGCATTTCACGGGTGCCAAAAGCCAAATATGTTCTATTTACTTCAGTCTATGAGCTTGAAGGACATGCCATTGACACTCTAAAAGCAAGGTTCAATATTCCAATATATACGATTGGCCCTGCAATCCCCTACTTTGAACTTCATGGGAACTCCTCAGAGACTATGGTTCAAAATGTCCCCAGTTATCTGCAATGGCTTGATATTCATCCTCCGTGTTCTGTTCTGTATGTCTCCTTGGGGAGTTTCCTCTCAGTTTCCAATGACCAAATGGATGAAATTGCTGCTGGGCTACAAGATAGTGGTGTTCCATATTTGTGGGTAGCTCGTGGAGAAACTTCTTGGCCGACGGAAAAAGGCAGTGAAATGGGGTTTGTAGTACCTTGGTGTGACCAACTGAAGGTGCTATGCTATTCTTCTATTGGGGGATTTCTAACACATTGCGGGTGGAATTCCATTCTTGAAGCTATCTATGCAGGCATTCCAATGCTCACTTTCCCGATACTTTTTGATCAAGCACCAAATAGTAAGCAAATTGTTGATGATTGGAAGATAGGGTGGAGGTTGAAAGAAGAACAAAAAGATGGAAGTTTGGTGACAAGAGCTAGCATTGCAGAGCTTGTCCGAAGTTTCATGGATCCAGAGAACAATGAGGTGAAAAACATGAGAAAATCAGCAAGTGAACTCAAAGAAAAATGCCGAAAAGCAGTCGCCGAGAACGGATCATCTCAAAGAAACCTTGATGCTTTCATCAAAGACATCTCACAAGGTCATGATGTAATGCTCATTGAGTAA
- the LOC107957673 gene encoding 60S ribosomal protein L10, with protein sequence MGRRPARCYRQIKNKPYPKSRYCRGVPDPKIRIYDVGMKKKGVDEFPFCVHLVSWEKENVSSEALEAARIACNKYMAKYAGKDAFHLRVRVHPFHVLRINKMLSCAGADRLQTGMRGAFGKPQGTCARVAIGQVLLSVRCKDSNSHHAQEALRRAKFKFPGRQKIIVSRKWGFTKFSRTDYLKYKSENHIVPDGVNAKLLGCHGPLANREPGRAFLHAAV encoded by the exons ATGGGGAGAA GACCTGCAAGGTGTTATCGTCAGATAAAAAACAAACCTTACCCAAAGTCACGTTATTGTCGTGGTGTTCCTGATCCCAAGATTAGGATTTATGATGTGGGAATGAAAAAGAAGGGTGTGGATGAGTTCCCTTTCTGTGTTCACTTGGTCTCTTGGGAGAAGGAAAATGTCTCTAGTGAAGCTCTGGAAGCTGCTCGTATTGCTTGCAACAAGTATATGGCCAAGTATGCTGGGAAGGATGCCTTCCACCTGCGAGTCCGTGTTCACCCATTCCATGTCTTGCGTATCAACAAAATGCTTTCATGTGCTGGAGCTGATAGGCTCCAAACTGGTATGCGAGGTGCTTTTGGCAAGCCTCAGGGAACATGTGCTAGAGTAGCCATTGGTCAGGTCCTCCTTTCAGTTCGTTGCAAGGACAGCAACAGTCATCATGCTCAAGAGGCCCTCCGACGTGCTAAGTTCAAGTTCCCTGGTCGCCAAAAGATTATTGTCAGCAGGAAGTG GGGTTTCACAAAGTTCAGCCGAActgattatttgaaatataagTCAGAGAATCACATTGTCCCTGATGGTGTTAATGCTAAG CTTCTTGGATGTCATGGACCTCTAGCTAATCGGGAGCCAGGAAGAGCATTCCTCCATGCTGCCGTTTAA
- the LOC107957671 gene encoding rRNA biogenesis protein rrp36 produces MAYRRRQQQQQQQQGILTSSSSSSADVDADDLVDVEVDAAKAIRASSAHKDSSFSSAYGYGPLHSSSASPLSAPKDSRSHQYESMKSLNESKQGFWGSLARKAKSFLDDDNNNSNSNNNNNVQYQFESDGPPKSKLPQSQRPTPEMYHNTYQSDDRHQKTSNPTLQKGIGAITSSLNYIGNAVEEGLTIVENRTAGIIQETRKHIKKKSSGSVAQNEYAKQPQMQQQVRTPVQADQEIQLKASRDVAMAMAAKAKLLLRELKTVRADLAFAKERCAQLEEENRVLRENRDRGDNPENDELIRLQLETLLAEKARLAHENSIYARENRFLREVVEYHQLTMQDVVYLDDRTEEVTEVYPIKVPSLANINSMPATSGALPSEASLDTSLKITPNITVCPVPPLEFAEGSRSSS; encoded by the exons ATGGCTTACAGGAGGAGgcaacagcagcagcagcagcagcagggAATATTaacatcatcttcatcatcatcagcTGATGTAGATGCAGATGATTTGGTGGATGTCGAAGTAGATGCAGCCAAAGCCATAAGGGCATCTTCTGCGCACAAAGATTCGTCTTTCTCCTCCGCTTATGGCTATGGTCCCCTTCATTCTTCTTCTGCTTCTCCTCTCTCCGCCCCCAag GATTCCCGCTCCCATCAATACGAATCTATGAAATCTCTAAATGAATCCAAGCAAGGATTTTGGGGTTCTCTCGCTAGGAAAGCTAAATCCTTTTtggatgatgataataataatagtaatagtaataataataataatgtgcaGTACCAGTTTGAGTCTGATGGACCACCAAAATCAAAGCTGCCTCAGAGTCAGAGGCCAACACCAGAAATG TACCATAATACGTACCAGTCAGATGATAGGCATCAGAAAACAAGCAATCCCACATTGCAGAAGGGCATAGGTGCAATTACATCATCCCTTAATTACATTGGTAATGCTGTTGAG GAGGGTCTTACAATTGTGGAGAACCGGACCGCAGGCATCATTCAAGAAACCCGCAAACATATCAAGAAAAAGTCTAGTGGTTCTGTGGCACAAAATGAGTATGCTAAACAGCCACAAATGCAGCAGCAAGTACGAACTCCGGTGCAAGCTGATCAAGAAATTCAATTGAAGGCATCTCGTGAT GTTGCGATGGCTATGGCTGCCAAGGCAAAGCTCCTTCTTCGAGAGTTAAAAACCGTTAGAGCTGATTTGGCTTTTGCAAAGGAGAGATGTGCTCAGCTTGAGGAAGAAAATAGAGTCCTTCGTGAGAATCGTGACAGAGGTGACAACCCAGAAAATGATGAGTTG ATACGTCTTCAACTGGAGACACTGTTGGCAGAGAAGGCACGACTAGCTCATGAGAACTCCATCTATGCACGTGAAAATCGCTTCCTGAGGGAGGTTGTTGAATACCACCAACTCACTATGCAAGATGTTGTATATTTAGATGATCGCACTGAAGAGGTCACTGAAGTTTACCCTATCAAGGTACCTTCATTAGCCAATATCAACTCCATGCCTGCTACATCAGGAGCATTACCATCTGAGGCATCTCTTGACACAAGTCTGAAAATAACTCCGAATATCACTGTCTGTCCTGTGCCACCCCTGGAGTTTGCGGAGGGTTCCCGAAGTTCTTCCTGA
- the LOC107957672 gene encoding shewanella-like protein phosphatase 1 isoform X2 has product MVSLCLNSLPLPPPSSCPKKLTETSSSFSNGSIGTALKPIVVNGNPPTFVSAPGRRIVAVGDLHGDLDQARYALEMAGVLSSDGQDLWTGEDAVLVQLGDVLDRGDDEIAILSLLRSLGIQAKAKGGAVFQVNGNHETMNVEGDFRYVESDAFDECADFLEYLNDYEYDWDEAFVRWCGVSRIWKDERKMSRNHWGPWNLRQKGVIARSVLFRPGGPLACELARHAVALKVNDWIFCHGGLLPHHVAYGIEKMNKEVSQWMRGLIEEDTNRNMPFIATKGYDSVVWNRLYSRDISDLADYQINQINAILQETLQALGAKAMVVGHTPQFSGANCEYNCSIWRIDVGMSSGVLNSRPEVLEIRDDKARVIRSKRNRFSELQMVDYL; this is encoded by the exons ATGGTTTCACTATGCTTGAATTCATTGCCACTTCCACCTCCTTCATCATGCCCCAAAAAGCTTACTGAAACTTCCTCTTCTTTTAGTAATGGTAGTATAGGAACAGCCTTGAAGCCCATTGTCGTCAATGGAAATCCTCCCACTTTTGTTTCTGCTCCTGGTCGCCGTATAGTTGCag TTGGAGATCTACATGGAGACCTTGATCAAGCAAGATATGCGCTTGAAATGGCTGGTGTCTTGAGTTCGGACGGTCAAGACCTATGGACTGGAGAAGATGCG GTACTTGTTCAGCTAGGAGATGTGCTTGATCGAGGAGATGATGAAATAGCTATCTTATCCTTGTTGCGATCATTAGGTATACAAGCCAAGGCTAAAGGTGGAGCTGTTTTCCAG GTCAATGGAAATCATGAAACTATGAATGTGGAAGGGGATTTTAGATATGTAGAGTCTGACGCTTTTGACGAGTGTGCCGATTTCCTGGAATACTTGAATGACTATGAATATGACTGGGATGAAGCATTTGTTCGTTGGTGTGGCGTGTCTAGAATATGGAAAGATGAACGTAAAATGTCCAGAAACCATTGGGGTCCATGGAATCTG AGACAAAAGGGGGTGATTGCCAGATCAGTTCTGTTTAGACCGGGTGGTCCACTAGCGTGTGAGTTGGCACGACATGCTGTAGCTCTTAAGGTTAATGATTGGATCTTCTGTCATGGTGGCCTCCTTCCTCACCATG TTGCTTATGGCATAGAGAAGATGAACAAGGAAGTATCTCAGTGGATGAGAGGCCTTATTGAAGAGGATACTAATCGTAACATGCCCTTCATAGCCACAAAAGGCTATGATAGCGTTGTTTGGAACCGCTTATACTCTAGAGATATTTCAGACTTGGCGGATTATCAGATTAACCAG ATAAATGCTATTCTTCAAGAGACACTGCAAGCACTAGGAGCTAAGGCAATGGTGGTTGGCCACACACCTCAATTCTCCGGGGCAAATTG TGAGTACAATTGCAGCATATGGCGCATTGATGTTGGAATGTCCAGTGGAGTTCTTAATTCGAGACCAGAG GTTCTAGAGATAAGAGATGATAAAGCAAGAGTAATAAGGAGCAAAAGGAACAGATTCAGTGAGCTTCAGATGGTCGACTATCTATAG